The nucleotide window CGGCCGCTGCTGCCCGACGTGGAGCACATCCCCTTCGGTGACACCGCGGCGCTGGCCGCGGCCCTCGCATCCGGCGACGGCGAGGCCTGCGTCGTGCTCGAACCGGTGCAGAGCGAGGCCGGCGTGATCGTGCCGCCGCCCGGCTACCTCAAGGAGGTGGCGGCCCTGTGCCGGGAGCACAACGCGTTCCTGGTGGTCGACGAGGTGATGACCGGACTGGGCCGACTGGGCGCCTGGTGGGGTTGCGACCTCGCGGAGGTCCGGCCGGACGTCCTGCTGATCGGGAAGGCCCTGTCCGGGGGAGTGGTTCCGGTGTCGGCCGCGCTGGCCACCCCGGAGGCGTTCGCGCCCTTCGACGCCGACCCCTTCCTGCACACGTCCACCTACTCGGGGGCGCCGATCGCGATGGCCGCCGCGCGCGCCACCGTCGAGGTGATCCGCGACGAGCACCTGGTCGACCGGGCCGCCGAGACCGGCGCTCGGCTGCTGGCGGCCCTGCGCGCCATCGCCGCCGACCGGGCCCCGCACCTGGTCCGCGAGGTGCGCGGCGCCGGCCTGCTCATCGGGGTCGAACTCGTCGACGCCAGCCAGGCCGGGGAACTGCTGCTGGAGCTGGTGGACCGTCACGTGGTGGTCAACCACTCGCTCAACGCGCACCCGGTGGTGCGCTTCACCCCGCCCGCCGTCATCACCCCCGACGAGGAGACCCAGCTGCTGGAAGCAGTGGACGGGGCGCTGTCGGCCATGGCGAAGAAGTTCTGAGACCGTCCGTCCCGTCACTCCGACAGCTTCGGAAGACCATGAACTCGGCAACATCAGGCAAGACCACTTCCAGTAAGTCCACTTCAACCAAGACCGTCCTGCTCACCGGCGGCTCCGGAGTGCTCGGCACCGCGCTGATACCGCAGTTGGGGCACCACCGCGTCATCGCCCTGGCCCATCGGAAGCCCCCCGCCGGCTGCGCCGAGGTGGTGCACGGCGACGTCTCCCAGCCGCTGCTGGGCCTGGACGAAGCCGCCTACCGCGAGCTCTGCGAAGCGGTGGACGTCGTGATCCACGCCGCGGGCATGGTGAAGTTCAGCAGCACCGCGGAGGAGATGGAGACCCTCAACGTCCAAGGCGCGCGCGGGATGTCGCAGTTCGCCGTGGACGCGGACGCACCCCTGATCCACGTCAGCACGGCCTACGTCGCGCGCGCCGAGGAGATCCGGGCGGCGGGTGGGGACCAGACCGGCCGGGCCGGCAGCAGTCCGTCCCTGTACGTGACGTCCAAGGTGGCCGGCGAGCAGATCGTCCGGGAGAGCGGCGCGCAGGCCGTGATCGTGCGGCCGTCGATCATCATCGGCGACTCCGTCACCGGGGAGATCTCCGAGGGGCAGGGGCTGCACACCTTCGCCCACAACGTCCTGCGCAACCGGCTGCCCTTCGTGCCCAGCGCCCCCATGGGCTACGTCGACTTCGTGCCGCAGGACCTGGTGGCCCGGGCGATCGTGACGCTCCTGGACGGGGACGTCCGGGACGGCGAGTACTGGATCAGCAGCGGGTCCCACGCGCTCACCACCAACCGGCTGACCGAGGTGATCATCGAGGAGGCCGCGGCCCAGGGCATCACGGTCAACCCGCTGCGGGTGCTCGCCCCGGACATCGTGGAACGCCTGGTGCGCCCCGCGTTCTTCGACGTGGTGCCCACCTGGGCGAAGACCCGGCTCGACCGGCTGCTGGACATGAGCGCCGTGCTCTTCCACGAGCACCCGATCCCCAGTTCGCTCACCGAGATCCCCGGCTGCGAGTCCGCGGCGGACGTCGGGGCCAGCGAGAGCGCGTGGCGGGCCTCGATCCGCCACATGATCCAGAACCGGTACAGCGTCTACGCCACGGCCTGACGCCCCAACATCCGACGGCCCAACACCTGACAGCCCGAGCACCTGATCCTCCAAGAACCGGAAGGAAACCATGAGCGCGGAGCAAGCCTTCGGGCACCGGCAGAACTACCGCACCACGCGGGCGGAGTACTTCGGCGCGCTGGTCGTGGCCGCCGCCGCCTTCCTGTGGCACATCGGCGACGTGCGCTGGGGACCGGCGATCCTGCTGTTCGTCTACATCGACGTCATCGGCTACATCCCGGGCCTGATCGCCTTCAGCCTTTCCAAGGACGGCCGGATCCACCCGGTGTTCCACGTCCTGTACAACGTCATGCACACCTGGCTGTCCGCCGGCGTCGTGGTCCTGCTGTGGGCCTGGCTGGTGGGTCCGGAGTGGGCGCTGCTGGTCGTCCCGATCCACCTGTTCGGCGACCGCGGCCTGCTGGGCAACTACACCAAGCCGATCAGCGAGCCGTTCGAGCACTTCGAGACGGCCCGTCAGAAGGCCTTCCACGCCGCGCGGCAGGCGGACGCCGCCCGGCAGACGGAGGTGCAGGCCGCATGACGGCCACCCGGCTGGACGCGCTGGAGAGCATCGCCGCGTACGCCGACCACCCCAGCGCGTTCCTCGCCTACAACGACGGTGTCGAGCACTTCACTTCCGCGTCCGTGCCGGGTGTCATCGCCTACCGGCGGCGCGGGGGCACCGTGTTCACCTTCGGCGGGCCGTTCGCGCCGGCCGAGCACCGCGGCGCGCTGCTGGCCGAGTTCCAGCAGCGGGTCGTCGGCGGCCGGCGCCGCCTGGTGGCCGCACAGGTCCGGGCCGGGGACCTGGAGGTGTTCGCCGGGCGGGACTGGACGGTCAATCAGCTGGGCAGCTCCTACAGCATCGACCTGGCCGCCTTCTCGCTGAAGGGCAAGGCGCTGGCCAAGATCCGGCAGAACATGGCCCGGGCCGGGCGGGAGGGGGTCACGGTCCGCGAGGTGCCGGCCGCCGACCCGCCGCCGGCGCTGGACGAGATCGACAAGAGGTGGCTGCGCGACAAGGGCTGGCACGTCAAGCGGATGACCTTCCTGGTGGGCGAGCGCACCGGCCGGGGCATCCCGCACCGGCGGCTGTTCGTGGCCGAGCGGGACGGGGCCGTGATCGGCTACATCTCCTACTCGCCGTCGTACGGCAGCCGTCCCGGCTGGCTGTACGACCTGACCAGGCGCACCCCGCAGGCGTCGGTCGGCACGATCGAGCTGATCAACTTCACCGCCCTGCAGACGTTCACCGAGGAAGGGGCCGAGTGGCTCCACCTGGGGCTGACCCCGTTCGCCGGGCTCGGGCCCGAGCCGGCCAACGCCAGCCCGCTGCTCGGCCGCATGGTGCCGCTGATCGCCGAGCGGGGCGCCTTCATCTACCCGGCCCGCACCCAGCAGGCGTTCAAGCTCAAGTGGGCGCCGCAGGTGATCGAACCGGAGTACGTGGCCTTCCGGGGCGGACCCCGGCCGTCCTCGCTCTGGCAGCTGTTCCGCATCACCAACGCAATCTGACGGACAGTCATACCTAGGTAGTCGTAAGTACCGACAATCACGAGGATCACAGGATGACGACGAAGGATCACCCCACCGGCGCACCCGAGACCGACTGGGACCTGGCCCCCGACGTGCTGGCCGGCGCCCGGGACCTCCGGCTCAGCCCCGAGCAGTGCGACCTGGACTACTGGATCGCCAACGTCGCCCAGGGCACGCTGCGCGGGCTGGTCAACGGCCACCGCCCGGACGCCGTGACGCCCGAGCACATGCTCAAGCCCGGTCCGCTGCGCGACGCGCTGCTCTCCGAGTTCTCCTTCCGCTCCATCGCCGAGGACAAGGCCGCACGGGCCATCACCTCCCTGGTACAGACCGCTCCCGACGTCAAGTCCATGGAGTTCTACGCCACTCAGCTGATCGACGAGGCCCGGCACGCCCAGGCGTTCCGCGCGCACATGCTGGAGGTCGGCGTCCCCGCCGCGGAACTCGACGACGTCATCGAGGAGTACGCGGGCGAGCACGAGCGCAATGTGCTCAACCCGCTCGAAGAGTTCGGCCTGGAGGTGATGAACGGGCCGCACGCCTTCGTCTCCGGCGTCGCGGTGCTGACCATCCTGGTCGAGGGGATCCTGGCGCCCACCGGCGAACTCAGCGAGCACAAGTGGAAGATCGTCGACCCCGCGGCGGCGAGCGTGGAGCGCGGCGCGGGCATCGACGAGATCCGGCACCTGACCGTCGGCAGCGAGATCGTCAAGCGGCACCTGGAGCGGGACCCCTCGCTCAAGGAGCACCTGGCGGACGTGGTCCGGCGCGGCAACGAACTGTGGGGCACGCTACCGGTGTTCGCGGTGCTGCAGCGCCGCGAGGAGCTGTTCCAGGAGGGCATCCAGCAGATCGCCGGCTTCATCGGCGACCACGAGATCTGGCCGGGCCGCCGCCTGCTGGACAGCACCCCGGACGAGCGGATCGGCACCGCCCTGGAGTGGTCCGCCCGGACCCAGACCTCCCGCCTGGCCTACATGGGGATGGGCGAGTGACCGGTCTGCCGGAGCGTCCGGCAGCGGACGCCGCGGCAGAGCGGCTGACGGTGCCGCTGCCCGACGGAGCCGAGCTGGCGGTGCTCCACTGGCCGGGCCCGGACGGAGCCCCACTGGTGGTCGTGTGGCCGGCGATCGGCGTGCCGGCCCGGTTCTACCGGCGCTTCGCCGCTGCGCTGGCCGCGCACGGACTCGGCGTGGCGGTCGCCGACCTGCGCGGGCACGGCGACAGCCGCCCCAGGCCGAACTCCTCGGCCCGGTACGGCTACCACGAGCTCGCCACCGTCGACTACCCCGCCGTGTTCGGCGCCCTGCGCGAGCGGGCGCCGGGCAGCGCGGTGTTCCTGCTGGGGCACAGCCTCGGCGGGCAGATCGGCCTGATGTACGCGGCCCGGAACCCGGCCGAGCTGGACGGGATCCTGCTGGTCGCGGCCGGCACGCCGCACTACCGCAGCTACCCGGGGCTGACCGCGCTGGTCCCGCTGCTGGGCACCACCGCCATCGCGGGTGTCGCCCGGCTGCGCGGCTACTGGCCCGGCGACGTCCTGGGCTTCGCCGGCCGCCAGTCCCGGGTGCTGGTCGGCGACTGGGCCCGGATGGCCCGGTCCGGCCGCTACCGCCCGGCCGGCGCCGACACCGACTACGACCAGCTGATCGCGGACCTGCGCCTGCCCGTGCTGGCGGTGTCGGTCGGCAACGACTCGCTGGCCCCGCCCGGCGCGGTGGACGCGCTGTGCGGGCTGATGCCCGGCGCCGACGTGTCCCGCTGGCACCTCGCCGAGCGGCTCAGCCACACCGCCTGGGCCAACCGGCCCGAGCCGATCGCCAGGGAGATCGGCCGATGGATCGACACCACGCTCGCGGGCGAGCCCTGGCACGGACCCGCAGGAGACAGCAATGCGGTTTCTTGACCCGGAGCGCGAGACTCTGGAGACGCTCCTTCCCGGACTGGACGACCGGCTGGCCGCCCTGCCGCTGAAGGAACGGGAACGGCCGCAGGGCCCGGCCCTGACCCTCTTCAAGGAGGCGGGCGGCCCCGGGCTCGTGGTGCCCTCGGAGCACCGCGGCCTGGGCGCGAGCGCCGTGCAGGCCGTCCGGGTGCAGCGGGCCGTGGCCTCGCGCAGCCCGTCCCTGGCGGTGGCCACGACCATGCACCACTTCTCGGTCGCGGGCCTGATCCAGGCGTACGAGGCCACCAAGGGCCTGGAGTGGATGCTGCTGGAGGCGGTCGCCGAGCAGAAGCTGCTGATGGCCTCCGGGTTCGCCGAGGGCAGGTCGGGGCAGTCGATCCTGGCGTCCTCGATCACGGCCAGGCAGGACGGCGCCGACATCGTGCTCAACGGGTCCAAGAAGCCGTGCAGCCTGTCCGCGTCGATGGACCTGCTGACCGCCTCCGTGACGCTCGACACCGACAGCGGCCCGCAGCTTGCTGTGGCGCTGGTGCCCGCCGCCAGCGCCGGCATCTCGGTGCACCCGTTCTGGGCGACCACCGCGCTGGCCGGCGCCGAGAGCGACGAGGTGCGGCTGGTGGACGTCCGGGTGCCGGCCGACATGGTGGTCCGCACCGAGCTGGGCGAGGACGGCAGCCTGGACCGGATCCAGACCGTGGGCTTCATCTGGTTCGAGCTGATGATGGCGGCCTCCTACCTGGGCATGGCCAGCGCCCTGGCGGAACGGGTGCTCGCCCAGGACCGGGCGGACGCCACCGAGCGGGCCAAGATCCTGGTGGAGCTGGAGGCCGCGATGGGCGCCGTCGTCGGCGCCGCGGCGCCGCTCGACGGCGACGGCCCGGTGGGGCAGGCGGAACTGCTGCAGTCGCTGGTGGTCCGGTTCTCGGCGCAGGACACCATCGACCGGGTGGTGCCGCGCTGCCTGGAGGCGCTCGGCGGCATGTCGTACGTCTCCAGTGACGAGACGTCATACCTGGCCGCCTGCGCGGCCGCCCTGAAGTTCCACCCGCCGTCGCGCGCCTGGTCCGGCCAGGCACTGTGCACGGCCTACGCCGGCGGACCGCTGGTGCTCGGCTGACCGAGCCCGCTCTCCTGGCGCCCAACTCTCTGGAAGGAACCCGCAATGCCTTGCTTGATACGTGTCGAGGGACTGCTCTCCGGGCAGGACGCGGACGAGGTCTTCGACCGCATCCGCGACTTCGAGCGCTACGCCGACCACACCGACGCCGTGCGCGAGGTCACGGTGACCGCCGACCAGGCGGGCACGGTCGACTCCGCCTGGGCGGTGAACTTCCGCGGCGGCGTCCTGCGCTGGACCGAACGCGACGTGATCGACGCCCCCGCCCGCGCGATCACCTTCGAACAGCTCACCGGCGACTTCGCCCGCTTCGTCGGCACCTGGGACGTCCGGCAGACCGGCGACGACGTCGTGGTCCTGTTCTCCTGCGAGTTCGACATGGGCATCCCCAGCCTGGAGCCGATCATCAACCCGGTCGCCATGCGCGCCCTGATCGAGAGCATCGGGCTGATCCTGCGCGGCCTGCTGGGAGAGGGGATCGAGATCACCAGCAGTCACCAGGACACCGCCGTCGTCGGCTCGTGACGGCCCGGGCCCGAACTGGCGCCGCCCGCACCTTCGCCTGACCCCTGACCCCTGACCCCTGACCCCTGACCCCTGACCCCTGATCCCTGGTCACAGCCGGTGCTCCCGCAAGCCCGCGCACGACCTGACGTGACGTCATTCGCCCGCCGGCGGAGATGGCGACCTCCGCCGGTGGAACGATGGACATTTGGTCGGAGATCCATGTGTCACCAATGTTCAGCAGTTCCATGGCCAGGTCGCCGAGGAGGTCCGCCCGCTTGCCATCCGGCCCGCGGATGCCGCGCCAGCCGCTGGGCCACCGCCCGAGGACTGCTGACACCTCCTCACCCGAGCCGGACCGGACCGCCCCGCCCGCCGACGCGTGACGGCGCCCGGGCCCGGAGGGCTCCTGCCGGCTGACGGGCGGTGCCACGGGCCCCTGACCAGGGCGTCGAGTCGGACGCCGACTTCGGTGACCGGCACCGCGATCCCCCCTCGGGCCCGGAGGCGGCCCCGGCGGCCCCGGCGGGCCGGGTGGCCCAGGGGCGGATCGCAGCGGGCGTTCGAGCGACGGTACGGTTCAGCCGACTGGATCATGAAAAATGACCCCGGTCCTGGTCAAGCAACAGTGAGAAGTTCATAGTGTGGGGGGTTTGACGTGCGATCACGCGCACGCTGGTTCTCGTCTCCCGGAGGCAGAACCAAGGCCCGCGGCGGAACCGTGCTGGTGGCCGTCGTTGCGGCGATGGCGCTGGTGGTCCCGCTGGCGGAGGCCGACACGGTGGTCGGCGGGTACCGGTACCAGGGGAAGGTCTGGTCGGCGGACCCGCTGCAGGCGCAGCCGAAGGTGCTGGGGCATCCGGCCACCGGTCGCAAGGCGGCGGAGCCGGCGGCGGAGCCGGCGGGAGCCCGACCGGTCGACAAGTCCAAGGTGGCCACGCCGAAGTGGCCGGACGCCTCGACGGCAACGGTGGCCGTCGCGGGCGGGGACGGTTCGTCCGGTGCCCCGTCCGGCGCGGCGGGCACGACCGGTGTGACGCCCCCGGTGTCGGTGGCGGCGCCCTCAGCAGCACCGGGCGGGGCACCTGGCGCGGCACCGGCTGCGGTTCCGGGAGCGGCGAAGGCCGCAGCTCGCGCCGACGCGGCGGCCCCGGGCGTGCCGACGTCGGTGCGGGTGCGGACGGCGGACCGCGACACGGCACGGGCAGCCGACGTGGACGGTCTGCTGGTGGGCCTGTCGCGGGCTGACGGCTCGTCGGCGTCCGGCAAGGTGTCGGTCTCGGTCGACTACAGCTCGATCGCGCAGGCGTACGGCGGTGCCTGGGCTTCGCGGCTGCACCTGGTGGCGATGCCGGCGTGTGCGCTGACCACGCCGCAGCTGGCCCAGTGCCGCACGCAGACGCCGCTGGTGACGAGCAACGACGAGCCGGGCCGGAAGCTGACCGCGACCGTCGACCTGCCGGGTGGCGGGAGCACGCTGCCGGCGGCTGCGTTCGCGGGCGGCGGCAGGGCGGTGTCGGCCGCGTTGACGGAGCCGGCCGGGGCGAGCGCCACCGATGTGGCGACCAGCTCGGGCACCGCCGTCGCCGCGGTCTCCGGGCTCAGCAGCTCGCAGGGCAACTACGCGGCGACCTCGCTGTCGGCCTCCGGTTCGTGGTCGCAGTCCTCCTCGGGCGCGTTCGCCTACACCGTGCCGGTCGCGGTGCCGCCGTCCCTGGGCGGTTCGGCGCCGGCGGTCGCGCTGTCGTACGACTCGCAGTCGGTGGACGGCGAGACCTCGGCCCGCAACTCGCAGTCCTCCTGGATCGGTGACGGCTGGGACTACAGTCCGGGTTTCATCGAGCGTTCGTACAAGCCGTGTTCGGCCGACGGGATCACGGGTTCGGGCGACGAGTGCTGGGCCGGCTACAACGCCACCCTGTCGCTGGGTTCGCACTCGGGCCAGCTGGTGCGGGACGGCAACGGCGTCTACCACCTGCAGGGTGACGACGGCACCAGGATCGAGGACCTGTCCGGTGCGTCGAACGGGATGTGGAACGGCGAGTACTGGAAGGTCACCACGACCGACGGTACGCAGTACTACCTGGGCCTGAACCACTCCCCCGGGACGACCTCCGACCCGGCGACCAACAGCGCCTGGGGCGTGCCGGTCTACATGCCCAAGCCGGGCGACCCCTGCTACGACTCGTCCAAGGGCAACGCGTCGCAGTGCTCGGCCGAGCCGGGCTGGCGGTTCAACCTCGACTTCGTGGTCGACCCGAACGGCAACGTGCAGCGCTACGACTGGGCGAACGAGGCCAACTGGTACAACATGGGTGCCGGGCAGTCGAACGGCAGCGGCGGCGCGATGACCGCCTACACCCGCGGCGGTTACCTGCAGCAGATCTCCTACGGCTACAAGCTGGCCGACGAGCAGGCGGGCCACGACCCGGCGGCGAAGGTGGTCTTCACCCCCGCGCAGCGGTGCACCACCGACCCGACGACGTGCCAGGCCTCGAACCTGAACGCCAACACCGCCGCCAACTGGCCGGACACCCCGTACGACCTCAACTGCACGCAGGGGATGGCGACCTCGGGCACCGGCAGCACCGTGTGCCAGATCGCGGCGCCGAGCTTCTGGTCCACCAACCGGCTGCAGTCGATCAAGACCTCCGTGAAGAGCGGCTCCGCCTGGCAGGACGTCGACTCCTGGACGCTGACCCACCAGTTCTCGGACGCGGGCGCCACGGTGGACCCGGTCACCGGGGCGACCGTCGACCCCAAGGACGCCGGCTCGCTGCAGTCGGTCATGTGGCTGTCGCAGATCCAGCACACCGGTCTGGACACCAGCGCCGGCGGCACCGGCAACATCGCGCTGGACCCGATCACCTTCACCGGTGTCGAGATGGACAACCGCGTGGACGGGTCGAATCCGCCGGCGCCGCCGCTGTACCACCCGCGGATCTCCAGCATCCAGACCGAGTCGGGCGAGTCGATCGCGGTCACCTACCGGGCGCCCGAGTGCTCGCGGGTGAACAACACGATGCCGGCCTCGCCGGACAGCGACACGATGGCCTGCTACCAGGCGTACTGGGCGACGCCCGGCGCCACGCAGCCCATGGCGGACTGGTTCCAGAAGACGCTGGTCGCCCAGATCTCGGACAACGACGCCACCAAGGCCGGCTCGCCCGCCAAGGTCACCAGCTACGCCTACTCCGGTGGCGCGGCCTGGCACCGCGACGACTCCGACCTGACGGACGACCAGTACCGCACCTGGAACCAGTTCCGCGGCTACCGCACGGTCACCGTCACCACCGGCGCCGCGCCGGATCCGATCTCGCAGAGCACCACGTCCTACTTCCAGGGCATGGACGGCGACTACAGGTCGGACGGCAGTCAGCGCAGCGTCTCGCTGACCGACTCCACCGGCACCTCCGTCACCGACAGCGCCTGGCTGGCCGGGCTGCCGCAGGAGGTCGACCTCTACAACCAGGCCGGCGGCACCGTCATCGCAAAGTCGCTGCCGGGGGCGCCGGCCGTGACCACCACGGTCAGCAGCCCGCGGACGGCCTGGACCTCGAAGTCCCCGGCCCCGGCGAAGCTGTCCGTGCTGCCGCCGCTGACGGCCCGTCTGGTCCAGTCGAGCTCCAGCCGCGGGCTGAGCCTGCTGGCGAACGGCAGTTGGCGCAGCACCCGGACCGACACCACGTACGACAGCCTGGGCCGCCCTCAGCAGGTGGACAACAAGGGCGACCTCAGCGCCCCGGCGCAGGAGGCCTGCACCACCACCAGCTACGCGAACGCGCCGCCGTCGAATCCGATGATGCTGTCCTACCCGAGCGAGACCATCGTGGTCTCGGGTGCCTGCGGCACGGCGCCGGGCAGCAGCACCACGATCAGTGACAACCGGGTCTTCTACGACGGCGACGGCACCATCGCCAACCCGGGCACGCTGGGACAGCTCGGCGCGAACGGCTCGACCCTGGGCCTGGCGACGGCCGCGCAGACCGTGCAGTCCTACGACGGCTCCGGGAACCCGGTCTTCCAGACCACGAGCGCGACCACGTACGACCAGTACGGGCGCGTGACCAAGGTCCTGGACCCGGCCGGCTCGGCGGCCAGCACCGCCTACACCCCGGCGACCGGCACCCTGCCGAGCACCGAGGCGACCACCAACCCGGCCGGCTGGACCGCGACGGATACCATCGCGCCGGCCCGCGGCCTGGTCACCCACGCGGTGGACGTCAACGGACGGGTCACCGACTCGACCTACGACGCGCTCGGCCGCCTCACGCAGACCTGGCTGCCCGGCCGCACCGAGGGCACCCAGACCCCGGACCGGACGTTCGCCTACGCGGTGCACGGCGCCGGATCCAACCCGGACCCGTCCAGCGTGACCACCCAGACGCTGCGCGAGGACAACTCCTACGCCACGGCCGTCGACATCTACGACGGCTTCCTGCAGCGGCGCCAGACCCAGACGACCACCGCGGACAACTCCACCGGCCGCCTGGTCTCCTCCACCCACTACGACAGCCACGGCCTCACGCACAGCACCGTGCCGGCGTTCGTGGACACCACGACCGCGCCGGGCAGCACGCTCTTCGTGGAGCAGGAGAACACCCTGCCCACCGAGACCGTCACCGCCTACGACGGGACGGGCCGCCAGGTCGGCCAGACGCTGTACTCCAAGGCGCAGCAGCTGTGGACCTGGACCACCGCCTACCCGGGCGCGGACGAGACCGACAGCACCCCGCCGCAGGGCGGCACGCCGACCAGCACCTTCACCGACGCGCGCGGCCGGACCACCTCCACGGTGGCACACGGCGGCACTGGCACCGGCGACGTGACGACCAGTTACGCCTACACTCCGGCCGGCCAGGTCGCCACGGTGAAGGACACCACGGGCAACACCTGGTCGTACCAGTACGACCTGATGGGCCGTAAGGTCTCGCAGTCCGACCCGGACAGCGGCACCTCCTCGACGACGTTCGACCAACTGGGCCGGATCGCCACGACGACCGACGCCCGCGGACAGAGCCTGGCCTACAGCTACGACCTGCTCGGCCGGCCCACCGGCGAGTACGACGGCACGGCCACCACCGACCCGACCAAGCAGCTCGCGGGCTGGACCTACGACAGCCTGGCCAAGGGCTACCCGACCTCCTCGACCCGCTACGTCGGCGGATCGGGCAGCGGCGGCAGCGCCTACACCCAGGCGGTGACCGGCTACGACACCGCGTACCAGCCGACCGGCAGCACGGTCACCATCCCGGCCGCCGAGGGCAAGCTGGCCGGCAGCTACACGATGACGTCGAAGTACACGGCGAACACCGGTCTGCTCTCCGACAGCATCTTCGGCACCGAGGGCGGCCTCCCGTCCGAGGACGTCGGCTACGGGTACAACCTGCAGGGCGGCCTGGTCTCCACCGGCACGATGTTCACGCCGTACCTGGACGTGGCCTCGTACAGCCCGCTGGGCCAGATCGAGCAGTCGACCTTCGGCGTGTCCGGCAAGCAGCTGCGCACCGCGCAGACCTACGACGACGCCACCGGCCGGCTGGCCACCAACCGGGTGTCGCTGCAGACCGCGTCGACCAACCCCATCTCGTCCACCACCTACGGCTACGACCAGGAGGGCAACCTCACCACCACGAGCGAGCTGCAGTCCTCCGGCGGCACCGACCAGGTCTTCGACACCCAGTGCTTCCAGTACGACGGCCTGCGCCGGCTGACCCAGGCCTGGACGGACACCGCCGGCCAGAGCAGCCCGACCGCCGGTCAGCTCGCGCACTGCACCAGCAGCGGCCCGACCCCCGCCACGATCGGCGGCCCGGCCGCCTACTGGCAGAGCTACGGCTACGACCTGCTCGGCGACCGGACCCAGCTGGTCCAGCACGACGTGACCGGCAACACCGCCAACGACGTCACGCAGTCCGTCAGCCACCCCGGCAACGGCACCGCTGCGGCGGCCCAGCCGAACACGGCGACCGGGATCACCACCACCGGCCCGACCGGCACCAGCACCCAGACCCCGCACTACGACCCGGCGGGCAACACCACCAGCCGCGCCACCGTCGGGGTCGGCGCGGGCAGCCAGACCTTCACCTACGACCAGGAGGGCCGCACCGCCACCGTCAGCACGACGGTGGGAACCAACAGCGCACAGACCACCGGCTACCTGTACGACGCACAGGGCCAGCTGCTGATCCAGCGCGGGCCGGGCAGCACGGTCCTCTACCTCTTCGGCGGAGCCGAGCAGCTCACCCTCACCGGCGCCACGGTCACCGGCAGCCGGTACTACGCCAACCCGGACGGCACGGTCATCGTCCGCGCCACCGGCGGCACCGTCACCTACCAGCCGACCAACACCCAGGGCACGGCGCAGTTGGAGGTCGACAGCAAGACGCTGACGGTCACCCGCCGCTCCTACGACCCGTACGGCAACGCCCGTGGGACCGCGCCCAGCACCTGGGCCGACAACCACGGGTACCTGGGCCGGCCCGCCGACCCGACCACCGGCCTGGACCTGCTCGGCGCCCGCCAGTACGACCCGTCCACCGGTCGCTTCCTCAGCGTCGACCCGGTGTTCGAGGCGGGCGATCCCAACCAGATGGGCGGGTACGCCTACGCGGGCGACAACCCCAGCACCGACAGCGACCCCACCGGCCTGTTCTCCTTCGGCGGGGCGTGGCACAAGCTCACCCACAACAGCGT belongs to Kitasatospora viridis and includes:
- a CDS encoding type II toxin-antitoxin system RatA family toxin, giving the protein MIRVEGLLSGQDADEVFDRIRDFERYADHTDAVREVTVTADQAGTVDSAWAVNFRGGVLRWTERDVIDAPARAITFEQLTGDFARFVGTWDVRQTGDDVVVLFSCEFDMGIPSLEPIINPVAMRALIESIGLILRGLLGEGIEITSSHQDTAVVGS